The proteins below are encoded in one region of Paenibacillus albus:
- a CDS encoding H-type small acid-soluble spore protein, which produces MDTKRAMQIYSSKDTFSVQLGGQPVWIENVDEVNGMATVQVGSDPLNTQTVSCDRLKEDGEE; this is translated from the coding sequence ATGGATACGAAACGCGCCATGCAAATTTACAGCTCCAAGGATACCTTCTCCGTTCAATTGGGCGGGCAGCCGGTCTGGATCGAAAATGTGGATGAAGTGAATGGGATGGCAACCGTGCAGGTTGGCTCCGATCCGCTGAATACGCAGACAGTTTCGTGTGATCGTCTGAAAGAGGATGGCGAGGAGTAG
- a CDS encoding YitT family protein translates to MAKQHYRLTKLELLSRIVFLTIGAALVAVALEIFLVPNNIIDGGIVGISIIVSHLTGLPLGIFLFLLNLPFLIIGYKQIGKTFALSTLYGVVVMSVGTTLLHPVKALTYSTFLAPVIGGVILGIGVGLVIRFGGSLDGTEIIAILFTKKTPFSVGEIVMFFNLFILGSAGFVFSWDSAMYSLIAYYIAFKVIDVTLEGIDQSKSVWIISQEWKEIGDAIISRLGRGVTYLHGEGAFSGGSKRVIFCVITRLEEAKMKSIVQELDPTAFLAVGNIHDVKGGRFKKRAIH, encoded by the coding sequence ATGGCTAAACAGCATTATCGGTTGACGAAACTCGAACTGCTTTCTAGAATTGTGTTTCTTACTATTGGCGCTGCGCTTGTGGCTGTCGCGCTTGAGATTTTTCTCGTGCCGAACAACATCATTGACGGTGGAATTGTCGGTATCTCGATCATCGTTTCTCACTTAACAGGCTTGCCGCTCGGTATCTTTCTATTCTTGCTAAACTTGCCTTTTCTCATCATCGGATACAAACAAATTGGTAAGACGTTCGCTCTTTCCACGCTTTATGGAGTCGTCGTTATGTCTGTTGGAACGACGCTGCTGCACCCAGTGAAGGCGCTGACGTATAGTACATTCCTCGCTCCGGTTATCGGTGGGGTTATACTCGGTATCGGCGTTGGTCTCGTCATCCGGTTCGGGGGATCGCTCGATGGGACGGAAATTATTGCAATTCTGTTTACGAAGAAGACTCCGTTCTCGGTCGGCGAGATCGTCATGTTCTTCAATCTGTTTATTCTCGGCAGCGCGGGCTTCGTCTTCTCTTGGGATAGCGCGATGTACTCTCTGATTGCCTATTACATTGCCTTCAAGGTCATAGACGTGACGCTGGAGGGGATCGACCAGTCGAAGTCGGTCTGGATTATCAGTCAGGAGTGGAAAGAAATCGGCGATGCAATCATCAGCCGTCTAGGCCGTGGCGTGACGTATTTGCACGGGGAAGGGGCGTTCTCCGGTGGCTCGAAGCGGGTTATCTTCTGCGTCATTACGCGTCTCGAAGAGGCGAAGATGAAGTCGATTGTGCAGGAGCTCGATCCGACTGCTTTTCTCGCGGTTGGCAACATTCACGACGTGAAAGGCGGACGCTTCAAGAAGCGCGCGATTCACTAG
- the thiL gene encoding thiamine-phosphate kinase — protein sequence MDEFARIRYWTEGRQSTALLQEQGVVLGIGDDAAIVETPPSVAGGELQWLMAVDTMVETVHFSDATMEAFDIGWKALAANISDIAAMGGEPRHALVSISAPPAWEPARISRLYDGLFACANAYGVAIVGGDTTSAPLHMVVSVTVMGTVTAGAAIRRAGAAPGDAVFVTGPAGMAAAGLHALLAAAAARAPLPQSASALVQAHQRPAPSVRAARMLAARGTITSLNDISDGLASEAWEIAEASGVALALRESLLPRSGSMTAYAHSCGEDPLNWILYGGEDYMLLGTIAAADAQAAKAELAAAGLPMYLIGEVEAGPAGVALIRDFAERGSGKLAEPQREALAKRGYNHFGN from the coding sequence ATGGATGAGTTTGCGCGGATACGCTACTGGACGGAAGGCCGCCAAAGCACGGCGCTGCTTCAGGAGCAAGGTGTTGTGCTCGGCATCGGCGATGATGCCGCGATTGTAGAGACTCCGCCGAGTGTTGCCGGCGGCGAGCTGCAGTGGCTGATGGCGGTCGACACGATGGTCGAGACCGTCCATTTCAGTGACGCGACGATGGAGGCTTTCGACATCGGCTGGAAAGCACTTGCCGCCAATATCAGCGATATTGCGGCAATGGGCGGCGAGCCCCGGCATGCGCTGGTATCGATCAGCGCACCGCCAGCTTGGGAGCCGGCACGAATAAGCCGGCTCTATGACGGGCTGTTCGCGTGCGCCAATGCCTATGGCGTCGCGATCGTTGGCGGCGACACGACATCGGCGCCGCTGCACATGGTTGTATCCGTGACGGTGATGGGAACCGTCACGGCAGGAGCGGCGATCCGCCGGGCAGGCGCAGCGCCCGGCGACGCCGTGTTCGTGACCGGCCCCGCGGGAATGGCCGCGGCCGGTCTTCACGCTTTGCTCGCCGCGGCGGCCGCACGCGCGCCGCTGCCGCAGAGCGCCTCGGCGCTGGTGCAAGCACACCAGCGCCCGGCGCCATCGGTTCGCGCGGCGCGGATGCTCGCCGCGCGCGGAACGATCACGTCGCTGAATGACATCAGCGACGGACTCGCCAGCGAAGCCTGGGAAATCGCCGAGGCTTCGGGCGTTGCTCTCGCGCTGCGCGAGTCGCTGCTGCCGCGCAGCGGCAGCATGACCGCCTACGCGCACAGCTGCGGCGAGGATCCGCTGAACTGGATCCTCTACGGCGGCGAAGACTACATGCTGCTCGGCACGATTGCAGCAGCAGATGCTCAGGCGGCGAAGGCGGAGCTCGCCGCCGCCGGCCTGCCGATGTACCTCATCGGCGAGGTCGAGGCAGGACCTGCCGGCGTTGCCCTCATTCGCGATTTTGCTGAAAGAGGCTCTGGCAAATTGGCCGAGCCGCAGCGGGAAGCGCTGGCGAAGCGCGGTTATAATCATTTTGGAAATTAG
- a CDS encoding Lrp/AsnC family transcriptional regulator: protein MPIDDIDRHIIRLLNKDGRMSYTDLAKEVGLSRVAVQARVATLMENGVIERFSAVVNPEKLGINVSGFFNVEVEPQHLYEVASRLADEPVVTSLYHMSGPSKLHMHALFANNQEMEAFLIGTLYKLEGVTSVDSQVLITRYKSRMGMRL from the coding sequence ATGCCAATCGACGATATCGACCGTCATATCATACGTCTTCTGAACAAGGATGGGCGCATGTCCTATACCGACCTCGCGAAGGAGGTAGGACTATCCCGCGTCGCTGTGCAGGCGCGCGTTGCTACGCTCATGGAGAACGGCGTCATTGAGCGATTCTCCGCCGTCGTCAATCCGGAGAAGCTCGGCATCAACGTCTCAGGGTTCTTCAACGTCGAGGTGGAGCCGCAGCACCTGTACGAAGTCGCAAGCCGGCTCGCCGATGAGCCGGTCGTGACGAGCTTGTATCATATGTCCGGCCCGAGCAAGCTGCATATGCATGCCCTGTTCGCGAATAATCAGGAGATGGAAGCCTTCCTCATCGGGACGCTCTATAAACTAGAAGGCGTCACAAGCGTAGACAGCCAAGTGCTGATCACAAGGTACAAAAGCCGCATGGGAATGAGGTTATAA
- a CDS encoding chromate transporter: protein MTNTNPTTSPSLKTYTQLCWAMMKTGILGYGGGPSIIPLIRYEAVTKHRWLADEEFGEILALANALPGPIATKLAAYLGYRLKGSLGAILSVLAHILPSSIAMLSLLSAVNYLSHSVIVRGMISAVAPVIAVMLGVMAYEFGERAVKGLGRKLGIVMLLASFALLQLLGVHPAIVIVLFLAYGAMHFKLLGRLQRTKSTHNSGQK from the coding sequence GTGACCAATACCAATCCTACGACTTCTCCAAGCTTAAAAACCTACACCCAGCTCTGCTGGGCGATGATGAAGACCGGCATTCTCGGCTATGGCGGCGGACCGTCAATTATTCCGCTTATCCGCTACGAAGCGGTAACGAAGCATCGCTGGCTCGCGGACGAGGAGTTCGGCGAGATTCTCGCCCTCGCCAATGCGCTGCCGGGTCCTATCGCGACGAAGCTTGCCGCTTATCTTGGCTACCGGCTGAAGGGCTCGCTTGGCGCAATTCTCTCGGTGCTCGCCCACATCTTGCCTTCGTCCATCGCGATGCTGTCACTGCTATCGGCGGTGAACTACCTCAGCCATTCCGTCATTGTCCGAGGCATGATCAGCGCCGTCGCACCGGTCATCGCCGTCATGCTCGGCGTCATGGCATACGAATTCGGCGAACGCGCCGTGAAGGGGCTCGGCCGCAAGCTCGGCATCGTCATGCTGCTCGCATCCTTTGCGCTGCTGCAGCTGCTCGGTGTCCATCCCGCGATTGTGATCGTCCTGTTCCTTGCGTACGGAGCGATGCATTTCAAGCTGCTCGGCCGCCTGCAGCGCACCAAATCGACCCATAATTCGGGACAGAAATGA
- a CDS encoding GNAT family N-acetyltransferase translates to MYLFQSSSLRVRPLAEADAVHLVKWLSDPTILQYYAGRDRPHDMKMVHDIFYQDSDTDAEFRCLIEYDSVPIGYVQFYELDDEYKQKLGYAMPELNETIYGADQFIGEPDYWNKGIGTSLVRAMVEYIVQALRASRVVMDPQTWNTRSIACYEKCGFRKIKLLPAHEWHEGERRDSWLMEYAAR, encoded by the coding sequence TTGTACTTGTTCCAATCCAGCAGCCTTCGTGTCCGTCCGCTTGCTGAAGCTGATGCCGTTCACCTCGTGAAGTGGCTGTCTGACCCTACTATTTTGCAGTATTATGCGGGGAGAGATCGTCCTCATGATATGAAGATGGTTCACGATATTTTCTATCAGGATAGCGATACCGACGCTGAATTCAGATGTTTGATCGAATACGATTCCGTGCCCATTGGTTATGTCCAATTCTATGAACTGGATGATGAATACAAGCAAAAGCTTGGATATGCGATGCCGGAGTTGAACGAGACCATCTACGGTGCTGATCAGTTTATCGGAGAACCGGATTATTGGAATAAAGGAATCGGTACGTCGCTGGTGCGAGCAATGGTCGAGTATATCGTGCAAGCGCTGAGAGCAAGCAGAGTCGTGATGGATCCGCAAACGTGGAATACGAGGTCGATCGCTTGTTACGAGAAATGCGGCTTTCGCAAGATAAAGCTGCTGCCAGCTCACGAATGGCATGAAGGCGAACGAAGAGATTCGTGGCTGATGGAATATGCCGCACGATAA
- the tsaD gene encoding tRNA (adenosine(37)-N6)-threonylcarbamoyltransferase complex transferase subunit TsaD produces MTTNELILAVETSCDETSVAVIRGGKHILSNIVSSQIDTHKRFGGVVPEIASRKHVESITLIMEQALTEAGVTFRDLSAIAVTQGPGLVGALLVGIVAAKSLSMALDLPLIGTHHIAGHIYANELVAEMQYPCLALVASGGHTELVLMESEGVFKILGRTRDDAVGEAYDKVARTLNFPYPGGPYIDKLAQSAEEEVVMPRAWLEPDSYDFSFSGLKSAVLAAINSAKMKGEPFREAALARGFQSSVIDVLVTKALRAVRETGAKQLLLCGGVAANGGLRAALTARCEEARIPLLIPPLGLCTDNAAMIGAAAHHKWTRGEFTALDMKAEPGLSLEEWSVRS; encoded by the coding sequence ATGACGACGAATGAACTTATTCTCGCTGTGGAAACGAGCTGCGACGAGACGTCGGTAGCGGTTATTCGCGGCGGTAAACATATTTTATCGAATATTGTTTCGAGCCAAATTGATACGCACAAAAGATTCGGAGGCGTCGTGCCGGAGATCGCATCCCGCAAGCATGTCGAGTCGATTACGCTTATTATGGAGCAGGCGTTAACAGAGGCAGGCGTGACATTCCGCGATTTGTCGGCCATTGCGGTTACGCAAGGTCCGGGGCTAGTCGGGGCGCTGCTTGTCGGCATCGTCGCAGCCAAAAGCTTATCCATGGCGTTAGATCTCCCCCTCATCGGCACCCATCATATCGCCGGACATATCTATGCGAATGAGCTTGTCGCGGAGATGCAGTATCCGTGCCTGGCGCTCGTTGCATCGGGTGGTCATACGGAGCTCGTGCTCATGGAGAGTGAAGGTGTGTTCAAGATTCTTGGACGAACTCGCGATGATGCAGTCGGAGAAGCGTATGATAAAGTAGCGCGGACATTGAATTTCCCTTATCCAGGCGGACCTTATATCGACAAGCTTGCTCAAAGTGCGGAAGAAGAAGTTGTGATGCCTCGGGCGTGGCTGGAGCCAGATTCGTATGATTTCAGCTTCAGCGGGCTGAAGTCGGCGGTTCTTGCTGCAATCAACTCTGCGAAAATGAAGGGCGAACCGTTTCGCGAAGCGGCCCTTGCGCGTGGATTCCAGTCCTCCGTGATCGACGTGCTCGTGACAAAAGCATTGCGTGCAGTGCGCGAGACAGGCGCCAAGCAGCTGCTGCTCTGCGGCGGTGTTGCTGCTAATGGGGGCTTACGCGCGGCATTGACCGCACGCTGTGAAGAAGCTCGCATTCCGCTGCTGATTCCGCCGCTTGGGCTATGCACGGACAATGCCGCGATGATCGGCGCGGCTGCGCATCACAAGTGGACGCGTGGCGAATTCACGGCACTCGACATGAAGGCAGAGCCGGGGCTGTCGCTCGAAGAATGGTCGGTGCGGAGTTAA
- the tsaB gene encoding tRNA (adenosine(37)-N6)-threonylcarbamoyltransferase complex dimerization subunit type 1 TsaB translates to MSEHTGQQLVLALDTSTASLACALVRGQEVLQDIQSLAERNHSVHTVSIVQQILADNGVKPEELDGIAIGRGPGSYTGMRIAVSVGKTLSWVWNKPLVGVSSIEALGFGAWQSHAAVEQSHSQSQTGAPVWIVPIMDARRGQVYTALFEAASDGDGTWTRLARDGIRLMHDWVDKLVAKLAEIVASSSESESLPSAIWIVGDLELHEVQADRLRELCAEAGIAVEVRKQPYILEGRSVASLGLKRLAAGEQDDAHTFIPNYTQLTEAEVKLQEKTAQQAAEGKGGVSQ, encoded by the coding sequence ATGAGTGAACATACGGGGCAGCAGCTCGTGCTCGCACTAGATACATCAACAGCCTCTTTGGCCTGTGCGCTTGTGCGCGGACAAGAGGTTTTACAAGACATCCAGTCGCTTGCGGAGCGCAATCATTCGGTTCATACCGTATCGATTGTACAGCAGATCCTCGCGGACAACGGCGTCAAGCCGGAAGAGCTGGACGGCATTGCGATTGGACGCGGTCCCGGATCTTACACAGGCATGCGAATCGCCGTTTCCGTCGGCAAAACGCTGTCTTGGGTATGGAACAAGCCGCTCGTCGGCGTCTCCAGCATTGAGGCACTTGGTTTTGGCGCGTGGCAGTCCCATGCAGCTGTAGAGCAGTCGCATTCGCAGTCGCAGACAGGCGCACCTGTGTGGATCGTCCCGATTATGGACGCAAGACGCGGACAGGTATATACGGCATTGTTCGAAGCTGCATCAGATGGTGATGGCACGTGGACCAGGTTGGCTCGAGACGGCATACGCCTCATGCATGATTGGGTGGACAAGCTTGTCGCCAAGCTCGCAGAAATCGTAGCTTCATCATCGGAATCGGAATCACTCCCTTCGGCTATCTGGATTGTCGGCGACTTGGAGCTGCACGAAGTGCAAGCAGATCGGCTGCGGGAGCTTTGCGCTGAAGCCGGCATTGCCGTAGAGGTGCGCAAGCAGCCGTATATCCTCGAAGGACGCTCGGTAGCTTCGCTTGGCCTTAAACGTCTCGCTGCCGGGGAGCAGGACGACGCGCATACGTTCATCCCGAACTATACGCAGCTGACGGAAGCGGAAGTAAAGCTACAGGAGAAAACAGCCCAGCAGGCGGCTGAAGGAAAGGGCGGCGTGTCACAGTGA
- the ligD gene encoding non-homologous end-joining DNA ligase produces MSARSVKGTIVVEGQELTISNPDKLLFPDMGITKAIFLQRLAALSPWLIKHCQDRMLTTIRFPDGVDGKSFYQKNCPTPAPEFVETVQHESIAYVKLTSLPVLLWLGNLACIEYHASFDRISNPVHPTEWILDLDPTLEEEPRIMEAALLVGDLLRSLGVESVPKTSGATGVQVIVPLIPELTFDELRVIGEFVGSYLSDKHPQLFTIERFKRNRGELIYIDYLQHYSGKTIIAPYSPRARRAASVSTPLYWDEVRRGVSITDYNLLNIEERLLQEGDLLDKVAPQSLRSILQFIGAKGR; encoded by the coding sequence ATGAGCGCCCGTTCGGTTAAGGGGACCATCGTCGTCGAAGGACAGGAGCTGACGATCAGTAATCCGGACAAATTGCTTTTCCCCGATATGGGCATCACGAAGGCGATCTTCTTGCAGCGGCTGGCTGCGCTATCGCCTTGGCTAATTAAGCATTGCCAGGATCGAATGCTGACGACGATTCGTTTTCCCGATGGCGTGGACGGCAAATCATTTTATCAGAAGAACTGCCCCACTCCTGCCCCAGAGTTCGTCGAAACGGTGCAGCATGAGAGCATCGCCTACGTGAAGCTAACATCGCTGCCGGTACTTCTGTGGCTCGGTAATTTGGCTTGCATCGAATACCACGCCTCATTCGATCGTATCAGCAACCCCGTACATCCAACGGAGTGGATACTCGATCTAGACCCAACGCTGGAGGAAGAGCCTCGCATCATGGAGGCAGCCTTGCTCGTCGGCGATCTTCTCCGATCACTTGGCGTCGAATCCGTGCCGAAGACGTCGGGTGCGACAGGTGTGCAAGTCATCGTACCGCTCATCCCTGAGCTAACCTTCGACGAATTGCGCGTCATCGGGGAGTTTGTCGGCAGCTACTTGTCGGACAAGCATCCGCAGCTGTTTACGATCGAGCGATTCAAGCGGAATCGCGGCGAGCTGATCTATATCGACTACCTGCAGCACTACAGCGGCAAAACCATCATCGCCCCCTACTCTCCGCGCGCCCGCCGAGCCGCCAGCGTCTCCACCCCTCTCTACTGGGATGAAGTTCGCCGCGGCGTCTCGATTACCGACTACAATTTACTGAACATCGAAGAGAGATTGCTGCAGGAAGGCGATCTGCTGGACAAAGTGGCACCGCAGTCGCTCAGGTCGATTCTTCAGTTTATTGGCGCGAAGGGTCGGTAG
- the rimI gene encoding ribosomal protein S18-alanine N-acetyltransferase has protein sequence MKVIEDVSRLVFRMMTLDDVPTIVAIEKESFTSPWTEEAFVNELTNNHFARYMVMDYEGDVIGYGGMWTIMDEAHVTNVAVREQYRGLGLGTKLMVELQRTAVMFGAKRMTLEVRVSNMVAQHLYKKLGFEPSGVRPGYYSDNMEDALIMWAELDSSGVELADDDE, from the coding sequence GTGAAAGTTATCGAAGATGTGAGCCGTCTTGTTTTTCGGATGATGACGCTTGATGATGTGCCAACGATTGTCGCCATAGAGAAGGAGAGCTTTACGAGTCCGTGGACCGAGGAAGCCTTCGTGAACGAGCTGACGAATAATCATTTTGCCCGCTATATGGTGATGGATTACGAGGGCGATGTGATCGGCTATGGCGGGATGTGGACGATTATGGATGAGGCGCATGTGACGAATGTGGCTGTTCGTGAGCAATATCGCGGTCTTGGGCTCGGCACGAAGCTGATGGTGGAGCTGCAGCGGACTGCGGTCATGTTCGGCGCGAAGCGTATGACGCTCGAGGTGCGGGTGTCCAATATGGTGGCTCAGCATTTGTACAAGAAACTGGGATTCGAGCCGTCAGGCGTTCGCCCCGGTTATTATTCAGATAATATGGAGGATGCGCTCATTATGTGGGCGGAGCTGGATTCCTCGGGTGTGGAGCTTGCAGATGACGACGAATGA
- a CDS encoding chromate transporter, which produces MEWLKLVFGFFIANVLGYGGGPSSIPLMYQEIVTHYHWTNDAEFSNILALGNALPGPIATKIATYVGYEAAGWVGIAAALIATIVPSAVALIILLKVLKKHRSSPVVKGMTLLVQPVIAIMMVLLTWQMGRTSVHDIGIWQGLIIAAVAFWAMQIRRIHPAFVIIAAFAYGGLVLPLL; this is translated from the coding sequence ATGGAATGGCTCAAACTAGTATTCGGCTTCTTCATCGCCAACGTGCTTGGCTATGGCGGCGGTCCATCCTCGATCCCGCTTATGTATCAAGAAATTGTTACGCATTATCACTGGACGAACGACGCAGAATTCTCGAACATTCTTGCTCTGGGCAACGCGCTGCCCGGCCCGATTGCGACGAAGATCGCGACCTATGTCGGCTATGAAGCCGCCGGATGGGTTGGCATTGCCGCAGCGCTGATTGCGACGATCGTGCCATCCGCCGTTGCGCTCATCATCCTGCTCAAAGTGCTGAAGAAACACCGCTCGTCCCCTGTCGTCAAAGGCATGACGCTGCTCGTTCAGCCCGTCATCGCGATCATGATGGTGCTGCTCACCTGGCAGATGGGCAGAACATCAGTCCACGACATCGGCATCTGGCAAGGGCTGATCATCGCAGCCGTCGCCTTCTGGGCCATGCAAATCCGCCGCATCCACCCAGCCTTCGTCATCATCGCGGCGTTCGCTTATGGGGGACTCGTTCTCCCCTTGCTATAG
- the tsaE gene encoding tRNA (adenosine(37)-N6)-threonylcarbamoyltransferase complex ATPase subunit type 1 TsaE, with protein sequence MSEQMEVIWMTENEGDTVRLAQLLAGWAVPGTVLALDGDLGAGKTRFSQAFAAGIGVPGVVNSPTFTIIKEYKGAQLPLYHMDVYRLSEDEADELGLDDYFFGDGVTIVEWASLIEALLPPDRLQMYITHLGDEARRITITGIGAQYVTWCKQLQAIGARNK encoded by the coding sequence ATGAGTGAGCAAATGGAAGTCATATGGATGACGGAGAACGAAGGGGATACCGTCCGTTTGGCGCAGCTCCTGGCGGGCTGGGCAGTGCCGGGAACGGTGCTGGCGCTGGACGGCGATCTTGGCGCGGGCAAAACGCGATTCTCGCAAGCTTTTGCAGCCGGAATCGGTGTGCCAGGCGTCGTGAATAGTCCGACGTTTACGATTATAAAAGAATACAAAGGCGCGCAGCTGCCGCTTTATCATATGGATGTTTATCGGTTGTCCGAGGACGAGGCGGACGAGCTGGGTCTCGACGACTATTTCTTCGGCGATGGTGTCACGATTGTCGAATGGGCAAGCCTCATTGAAGCGCTGCTTCCGCCGGATCGGCTGCAGATGTACATCACGCACTTAGGCGACGAAGCGCGGCGGATTACGATAACCGGCATCGGCGCGCAGTACGTGACGTGGTGCAAACAATTACAGGCGATAGGAGCACGAAACAAATGA
- a CDS encoding ATP-dependent DNA ligase: MSAHNQEQPWADDSSALAAVNLSGGGALQPLALPNEPMAPISDDELPIGSDWGYQLKWDGVRMLARLDGDGHVELFSRKLYLKNGIYPEIVSLITSKAEKLGRCLLDGEVVWFDGVRPSFQHVLKRERSRSTDTETRAPLNGGLVYVLFDILADESGDLRQLPYEERHRKLMELCPADDPRMFVTELFKDGPALWEWVQTNSWEGVVSKRLSSPYRDDKKHRDWLKKKIALVLDVDIVGLKWRNGIVASLVMEYEDSYLGSVSLGLNDALRRVIASTFRPQNAQLAVVACPFPVTPEDLRKEEVQWLSMPFKCRVTGLEFTSAGQLRHPKLVTFLPKEPLP; the protein is encoded by the coding sequence ATGTCTGCGCACAATCAGGAGCAGCCGTGGGCAGACGATTCCTCAGCGCTTGCGGCGGTAAATTTGAGCGGTGGCGGCGCTTTGCAGCCGCTCGCTCTTCCGAATGAACCGATGGCTCCAATCTCGGATGACGAGCTGCCAATCGGGAGCGATTGGGGCTACCAGCTCAAGTGGGACGGCGTCCGCATGCTTGCTCGGCTTGATGGGGACGGGCATGTGGAGCTATTTTCGCGGAAGCTGTATTTGAAGAACGGTATCTATCCGGAGATAGTTTCGCTGATCACCTCCAAGGCGGAGAAACTTGGCCGCTGCTTGCTCGATGGTGAAGTCGTCTGGTTTGATGGCGTTCGCCCGAGCTTCCAGCATGTCCTCAAAAGAGAACGTTCGCGCTCGACAGACACAGAAACAAGAGCGCCGCTGAATGGCGGGCTTGTCTATGTGCTGTTCGATATTCTCGCTGATGAGAGCGGCGACCTTCGGCAGCTGCCCTACGAGGAGCGCCACCGTAAGCTGATGGAACTGTGTCCCGCGGACGATCCGCGCATGTTCGTGACGGAGCTGTTCAAGGACGGTCCGGCGCTGTGGGAATGGGTACAGACGAACAGTTGGGAAGGTGTCGTGAGTAAGCGGCTTAGCAGCCCTTATCGGGACGACAAGAAGCACCGCGATTGGCTGAAGAAGAAGATTGCGCTTGTGCTCGATGTCGATATTGTTGGACTTAAGTGGCGAAATGGCATTGTGGCGAGCCTCGTCATGGAGTATGAAGACAGCTATCTCGGCAGCGTCTCTCTTGGCCTTAATGATGCGCTTCGGCGCGTAATTGCTTCAACCTTTCGTCCGCAGAACGCGCAGCTGGCCGTTGTCGCCTGTCCTTTTCCGGTGACGCCGGAGGATCTGCGCAAAGAAGAAGTACAGTGGCTCTCGATGCCGTTCAAATGCCGCGTGACCGGGCTTGAGTTCACTTCCGCGGGACAGCTGCGCCATCCGAAGCTTGTCACCTTCCTGCCTAAGGAGCCTCTGCCATGA